Proteins from a genomic interval of Methanoplanus endosymbiosus:
- the cas2 gene encoding CRISPR-associated endonuclease Cas2, whose protein sequence is MGRLKVFIVSYDVSDPKRLYRVHKTMKGFGDPIHYSVFRCNLSDKDKIELIAILSEIIKHDEDRIMIIDLGFACGDVDNRIDLIGVHPEENNNQAIIF, encoded by the coding sequence ATGGGCCGGCTTAAGGTGTTTATTGTCAGTTATGATGTTTCTGATCCTAAGAGATTGTACAGAGTGCATAAAACGATGAAAGGGTTTGGCGACCCGATACATTATTCTGTATTCAGATGTAATCTGTCAGATAAAGATAAAATTGAATTAATCGCGATATTGTCAGAGATTATTAAGCATGATGAAGACAGGATTATGATTATTGATCTTGGATTTGCTTGTGGGGATGTTGATAATCGTATAGATCTAATTGGGGTTCATCCGGAGGAAAATAACAATCAGGCAATAATATTCTAA
- the cas4g/cas1g gene encoding CRISPR-associated endonuclease Cas4g/Cas1g, whose translation MDGEEVPDLIPARMLNEFTYCPRLCYIEWVQGEFEDNADTVDGRFQHRRVDQSRGVVPDSEEIKEFNARSVDISAPETGIICRLDLVGGNGKSVTPVEYKRGSVPDVEGGAYESDKVQLCAQGLALKENGYECSEGMIYFVKSKRKVSVPFDDYLINRTKELLDSLREMAASGKIPPPLIDSPKCIRCSISGICLPDEINSLRESEKADEGTLQVRKFLPARDDQVPLYVSGYGQLLRKKGERIEIWSKKEKLGDAKIRELSQVSLYGGVSATTPVFTELLQRNIPISYFSYGGWFYGFSQGNSHKNVELRIKQFSVAGDNEKSLKLAQKFVNGKILNCRTILRRNDQGVSTDVLSSLKKLANDAESSENFRTLLGIEGGAAQIYFSRFNSLLKSQDEWFLFNNRNRRPPKDPVNAVLSYLYGVMVKEFFVTLLATGFDPYLGFYHQPRYGRPALALDLMEEFRPIIADSVTFTLFNNGELSESDFICRGLGVTMTPEGKKTVLNGYERRINTEVKHPLFGYKVSYRRIFEVQARLIARVLDGEIDEYPPFLTR comes from the coding sequence ATGGATGGGGAAGAAGTTCCTGACTTAATTCCGGCCCGGATGCTTAATGAATTTACATACTGTCCGAGGTTGTGTTACATTGAATGGGTGCAGGGGGAATTTGAGGATAATGCTGATACTGTAGATGGGCGGTTCCAGCACAGAAGAGTAGATCAGAGTCGGGGGGTGGTGCCTGATTCTGAGGAAATTAAGGAATTTAATGCCAGATCTGTTGATATTTCCGCACCAGAGACTGGGATTATATGCCGCCTTGATCTTGTCGGGGGTAATGGTAAATCTGTTACACCTGTAGAGTATAAACGTGGATCTGTGCCCGATGTTGAAGGTGGAGCGTATGAATCTGATAAAGTTCAGCTCTGTGCTCAGGGACTTGCACTTAAAGAAAATGGTTATGAATGCAGTGAGGGCATGATCTACTTTGTCAAATCAAAGCGGAAAGTATCTGTTCCATTTGATGATTATCTAATCAACCGGACAAAGGAACTCTTAGATAGTTTAAGAGAAATGGCTGCATCCGGCAAAATCCCTCCACCACTTATAGATAGTCCTAAGTGTATCCGCTGCTCAATTTCAGGAATCTGTCTTCCTGATGAGATTAACTCTTTAAGAGAATCTGAAAAGGCCGATGAAGGAACTTTACAGGTCAGGAAATTTCTTCCGGCAAGAGATGATCAGGTGCCTCTGTATGTTTCAGGATATGGCCAGTTATTAAGGAAAAAAGGTGAAAGGATTGAGATCTGGTCAAAGAAAGAGAAGTTGGGAGATGCAAAAATAAGGGAATTATCGCAGGTATCCCTTTATGGAGGTGTTTCTGCTACAACTCCGGTATTTACGGAACTTTTGCAGAGGAACATTCCCATAAGCTACTTTTCTTATGGTGGCTGGTTTTATGGTTTTTCCCAGGGGAATTCACATAAGAATGTTGAACTCCGGATTAAACAGTTTTCTGTTGCCGGTGACAATGAAAAATCCCTGAAACTGGCACAGAAGTTTGTAAATGGGAAAATTCTTAATTGCAGGACGATTTTACGGAGGAATGATCAGGGTGTATCTACGGATGTATTGAGTTCTCTGAAAAAGCTTGCAAATGATGCTGAATCTTCAGAAAATTTCCGGACACTGCTGGGAATTGAGGGTGGTGCTGCTCAGATATACTTTTCCAGGTTTAACAGTCTGTTAAAATCACAGGACGAGTGGTTTTTATTTAATAACCGGAATCGGAGGCCACCGAAAGATCCTGTTAATGCAGTTCTTTCGTATCTTTACGGTGTTATGGTGAAGGAGTTCTTTGTTACTCTTCTTGCAACCGGGTTTGATCCATATCTTGGTTTTTATCATCAGCCACGTTATGGAAGACCTGCCCTTGCACTTGATCTTATGGAAGAGTTCCGGCCGATAATTGCTGATTCGGTTACTTTTACTTTGTTTAATAATGGGGAGCTTTCAGAGTCGGATTTTATATGCAGAGGTCTGGGAGTAACTATGACTCCTGAGGGAAAAAAGACAGTACTTAATGGATATGAAAGACGGATTAATACCGAAGTGAAACATCCTTTGTTTGGCTATAAGGTCAGTTACAGGCGTATTTTTGAAGTTCAGGCAAGGTTAATTGCCAGGGTTTTAGATGGGGAAATTGATGAATATCCTCCGTTTCTGACAAGGTGA
- the cas8g1 gene encoding type I-G CRISPR-associated protein Cas8g1/Csx17: protein MTDLALKGCTYEPMSSYLSALAVLRLVSEQKDPDAKGWWDDLGVFHLDSCLDEEGLVNFFLEEYHPTPIVSPWNGGSGFNDGDNTDSINAIMEDDSERFAVYRETIRRIRSFPEIPNTDFPVSGLISFLRAEAIEMKGKKGEEFLELLDNTEKLAQKVPSLSPNENILSYTIEELDNKAKVPKKASAEEKKRSASIKSVMKEAKKIRSQVKQIQKKKGTGKEDIISACRDRLSDQVAEWIDASTLIAPDGKAVYPPILGTGGNDGRFEFSNNFMGCLRSMLLESDNFSKSLLRNAVLDKKTENLQKISIGQYDPSRTGGFNQGNGIENKDEFKANPWVFILTFEGSIPWASSVVKSKNMKLGGNHLIRSPFTVRSVQVGYSSSSEQEKSRAEIWMPLWKNPTDYKELKLFLSEGRTNVGRDTATNSIEFAEAATSLGVDRGISDFVRYNLLERRGKSYLALPAGIINVHYKEESDLIREINRPLSQIDSALRGDNVPGSFKSARRKIDKKLYDALIYGGKTNVKSLVSAIGEFEKLVSQSGNGNDPVIKKPISGLSPRWIEFADDGSLEVRIAAAIASIGPTGSVGSVRANISHVDPKNPYQWDKGRGQFAWEGNSVYARLSSVLARRMMDANRLGVKYNPLWGAIRISEEDISAFIEGRIDESLLENLIFGFSWINWNKKDEIGELRKYLFKGDGGWNTPVKQGFVSRPYALLKLLFLPDGIKKGDTKIAVKPEPSVISLLCANRINDACKIADRRLRTKDFIPVTNSFPDGKDGVRISAALLIPLGKEGRLKKLVLKEEKKI from the coding sequence ATGACTGATCTGGCACTGAAAGGCTGTACTTATGAGCCGATGTCTTCTTATCTGTCAGCACTGGCAGTACTCAGGCTTGTCAGTGAACAAAAAGACCCTGATGCTAAAGGCTGGTGGGACGATCTTGGTGTGTTTCATCTGGATTCATGCCTTGATGAAGAAGGCTTAGTCAATTTCTTCCTTGAAGAATATCATCCTACTCCGATTGTTTCACCGTGGAACGGCGGTTCTGGTTTTAATGATGGTGACAATACAGACAGCATAAATGCCATAATGGAAGATGATTCTGAACGTTTTGCTGTATATCGTGAAACTATAAGGAGAATTCGTTCATTCCCGGAAATACCAAACACTGATTTTCCGGTTAGTGGATTAATTTCTTTCCTTCGTGCAGAAGCTATTGAAATGAAAGGAAAGAAAGGTGAAGAATTTCTTGAACTTTTAGATAATACAGAGAAATTAGCACAGAAAGTACCTTCCTTATCCCCTAATGAAAATATTCTGAGTTATACTATCGAAGAACTTGATAATAAGGCTAAAGTTCCAAAAAAAGCTTCGGCAGAAGAAAAAAAGCGGTCTGCTTCAATAAAATCTGTGATGAAAGAAGCAAAAAAAATACGAAGTCAGGTTAAACAGATTCAGAAGAAAAAAGGCACAGGTAAAGAAGATATTATATCAGCCTGTCGTGATCGTCTGAGTGATCAGGTTGCTGAATGGATAGATGCCTCAACATTAATTGCTCCGGATGGTAAAGCCGTATATCCTCCGATTCTTGGAACCGGCGGGAATGATGGAAGATTTGAGTTTTCAAACAATTTTATGGGCTGTCTTAGAAGTATGCTTCTTGAAAGTGATAACTTTTCAAAAAGTCTCCTGAGAAATGCGGTTCTTGATAAGAAGACAGAAAATCTTCAGAAAATTTCAATAGGACAATATGACCCAAGCAGAACCGGAGGATTTAATCAGGGCAATGGCATCGAAAACAAAGATGAGTTTAAAGCAAATCCCTGGGTATTTATACTGACTTTTGAAGGGTCAATTCCGTGGGCAAGTTCTGTTGTAAAAAGTAAAAATATGAAATTGGGGGGTAATCATCTAATAAGAAGTCCTTTTACCGTTAGATCTGTTCAGGTAGGATATAGCTCATCTTCAGAACAGGAAAAATCACGTGCAGAGATCTGGATGCCACTGTGGAAAAATCCAACAGATTACAAAGAATTAAAATTATTCCTAAGCGAGGGGAGAACAAATGTTGGCAGAGATACGGCAACAAACAGCATAGAGTTCGCAGAAGCAGCTACATCTCTGGGTGTTGACAGGGGGATTTCAGACTTTGTCAGATATAATCTCCTTGAGAGAAGAGGTAAAAGCTATCTGGCTCTTCCGGCAGGAATCATCAATGTACATTATAAAGAGGAAAGTGACCTGATACGCGAGATTAACAGGCCATTATCACAGATCGATTCTGCACTTAGAGGAGATAATGTTCCTGGCAGCTTTAAATCTGCAAGGAGAAAGATTGATAAAAAATTATATGATGCTTTAATTTATGGGGGTAAGACAAATGTAAAATCTCTTGTATCAGCAATTGGTGAGTTTGAAAAACTTGTTTCTCAATCCGGAAATGGAAATGATCCGGTTATCAAAAAACCAATTTCAGGATTATCTCCCCGTTGGATTGAATTTGCTGATGATGGCAGCCTGGAAGTCAGGATTGCGGCTGCAATTGCTTCTATAGGGCCAACCGGTAGTGTTGGTTCAGTCAGAGCAAATATTTCTCATGTTGATCCTAAAAATCCTTATCAATGGGATAAGGGAAGAGGGCAGTTTGCATGGGAAGGAAATTCAGTTTATGCAAGACTTAGTTCAGTTCTGGCCAGAAGGATGATGGATGCCAACCGGCTGGGAGTTAAGTATAATCCACTTTGGGGAGCAATCAGAATTTCAGAGGAAGATATCAGTGCCTTTATTGAAGGACGTATTGATGAATCCCTGCTTGAAAATCTTATATTTGGTTTTAGCTGGATAAACTGGAATAAAAAAGATGAGATTGGTGAATTAAGAAAGTATCTGTTTAAGGGAGATGGGGGATGGAACACACCTGTAAAACAGGGTTTTGTCTCCCGGCCATATGCACTTTTAAAGCTATTATTCTTGCCTGATGGCATTAAAAAAGGTGATACAAAAATTGCTGTTAAGCCGGAGCCATCTGTAATTTCGCTTCTCTGTGCAAACCGGATAAATGATGCCTGCAAAATTGCTGATCGCAGACTAAGAACAAAAGATTTCATTCCGGTTACAAACTCTTTTCCGGATGGAAAGGATGGTGTTCGTATCTCAGCAGCTCTTCTTATTCCTTTAGGAAAAGAGGGTCGGCTTAAGAAGCTGGTACTGAAAGAGGAAAAAAAGATTTAA
- a CDS encoding PAS domain S-box protein, translating to MYPYKYEESEIRILLIDDDSLFLEIIKKFLESSGGINVTAVSDADDAVELLSGKKYDVIVSDYLMPGMDGIEFLKYVRMNHENIPFILFTGKGDKDVAIEAINNCVDYYINKNNDTEAQFKELELRIRNIASKGITEKILQRRYLFEKTISKISSRFVNFKDFREVVDKSIYDLGGFTCAERVNLFLLDNVNNIYDLTNSWVRENTAKREKIVTIPEGKISWLLTGIKERKFIYLTSCDRVPEEGRRDYEYLSDIGINSLILLPITVNNKLDGFISIENFEVSPGCTTGNMEILTVVADIFSGAIERLRKDTSLLKKNEELIASNETLSAAEEELKQQLEILLEAQRTLIESEEKYCLLFRNLNFGFALHEIITDGEGKPSDYRFVEVNPAFERLTGLKNCDIAGKTVLEVLPGTEDYWIESYGKVALTGEPLLIERYSNEISKYFSVSAYSPKPGYFATIFNDITAKKEAEESAEQLGHILENSLNEIYIFDTDTLKFQYANRGARINIGYSEEELLNMTPVDLKPEFTAEKFEEVIAPLKSGKAEYVDFITAHRRKDGSCYPVKVHLQITKSGKKEVFAAIIIDITDRVESERELDRSRFILDEALNGSRAGLWEYNAQNNIIKIQFTDTWEEILGYSPDDFPGITKSGISSELWLNLIHPDDVSYVRERLDDCINGNSGYYDTEYRMKHKSGRWIWVHARGRVKKSDADGIPQIIYGTHIDITARKNAEEALKLSNNKLKMLSEISRHDILNQITALKVYTMFSREIVSDEDVNPKLNEYLKKIEKSLNVVLNQIEFSRNYQKLGIENPKWYEVSKIIKTSITDGLSCRDNCSGLYIYADPMIEMVFNNLFENTVRHGINPSSVSVHFEPEDKCCKIIYEDDGGGISDKKKGMIFNRGFGENTGMGLFLAREILSITGITIEENGRAGSGARFEMTVPDGMWKI from the coding sequence ATGTACCCGTATAAATATGAAGAATCTGAAATACGGATATTACTAATTGATGATGACTCATTATTTCTTGAAATAATTAAAAAATTTCTTGAAAGTTCCGGCGGAATAAATGTCACAGCAGTTTCAGATGCAGACGATGCAGTTGAATTACTGTCAGGTAAAAAATATGATGTAATTGTCTCAGATTACCTGATGCCCGGAATGGATGGTATAGAATTTTTAAAATATGTCCGGATGAACCACGAGAATATACCTTTCATACTTTTTACAGGCAAAGGAGATAAGGATGTAGCTATAGAAGCAATAAATAACTGTGTTGATTATTATATCAATAAAAATAACGATACTGAGGCACAGTTTAAGGAGCTTGAATTAAGAATCCGCAATATCGCATCAAAGGGAATAACCGAGAAAATACTTCAGAGAAGATATCTGTTTGAAAAAACAATATCTAAAATTTCATCCCGTTTTGTTAATTTTAAAGATTTCAGAGAGGTGGTGGATAAATCAATATATGATTTGGGGGGTTTTACCTGTGCAGAGCGTGTAAATCTCTTCCTTTTAGATAATGTCAATAATATATATGACCTGACAAACTCATGGGTCCGGGAAAATACGGCAAAAAGAGAGAAGATTGTCACAATTCCGGAAGGGAAAATTTCCTGGCTCTTAACCGGAATTAAAGAGAGGAAATTTATTTATCTTACGTCATGTGACAGAGTTCCTGAAGAAGGAAGAAGAGATTATGAATATCTCTCTGATATTGGTATTAACTCACTGATTCTTCTCCCCATAACTGTAAACAATAAACTCGATGGATTTATCTCTATTGAGAATTTTGAAGTGTCACCCGGATGTACAACCGGAAATATGGAAATTCTGACAGTCGTGGCAGACATTTTCAGCGGTGCAATAGAAAGGCTGAGGAAGGATACTTCACTTCTTAAAAAGAATGAAGAACTTATTGCATCCAATGAGACCCTATCTGCGGCTGAAGAGGAATTAAAGCAGCAGCTTGAAATTCTTCTGGAGGCACAGAGGACGTTAATTGAGAGTGAGGAGAAGTACTGCCTGTTATTCAGGAATTTAAATTTTGGGTTTGCCCTGCATGAAATTATTACAGACGGGGAAGGAAAGCCTTCTGATTATCGTTTTGTAGAGGTGAATCCGGCTTTTGAGAGACTGACCGGGCTGAAAAACTGTGATATTGCCGGAAAAACAGTTCTTGAGGTACTTCCCGGCACTGAAGATTACTGGATTGAAAGTTATGGAAAGGTTGCACTTACCGGAGAACCATTACTGATTGAGAGATACAGCAATGAAATCAGCAAATATTTCTCAGTATCGGCATATTCACCCAAACCCGGATATTTTGCGACAATATTTAATGATATAACTGCTAAAAAGGAGGCAGAGGAGAGTGCGGAGCAGCTCGGTCACATACTTGAAAATTCCTTAAATGAAATATATATATTTGATACAGATACACTGAAATTTCAGTATGCCAACCGTGGTGCGAGGATAAATATTGGCTATTCTGAAGAAGAACTGCTGAATATGACTCCTGTTGATTTAAAACCGGAATTTACGGCTGAAAAGTTTGAAGAAGTTATTGCACCGCTTAAATCAGGTAAAGCTGAATATGTGGATTTTATCACAGCTCACAGAAGAAAAGACGGTTCATGCTATCCTGTTAAGGTGCATCTTCAAATCACAAAGTCCGGTAAAAAAGAGGTTTTTGCGGCAATAATAATTGATATTACCGACAGGGTTGAGTCTGAGCGTGAACTTGACAGGAGCAGGTTTATTCTTGATGAAGCCCTGAACGGCAGCCGGGCAGGACTGTGGGAGTATAATGCTCAAAACAATATAATTAAAATTCAGTTTACTGATACCTGGGAGGAAATACTGGGGTATTCTCCGGATGATTTTCCGGGTATAACAAAATCCGGTATTAGTTCTGAGTTATGGCTGAATCTAATTCATCCGGATGATGTCAGCTATGTACGGGAGAGGTTAGATGACTGCATCAATGGTAATTCCGGCTATTATGATACTGAGTACAGAATGAAGCATAAATCCGGCAGATGGATCTGGGTGCATGCAAGAGGGAGGGTAAAAAAATCTGATGCTGATGGAATTCCTCAGATAATATACGGCACTCATATAGATATTACTGCCCGTAAAAATGCTGAAGAAGCACTAAAGCTGAGCAATAATAAATTAAAGATGCTCTCTGAGATCTCCCGTCATGATATTTTAAATCAGATTACAGCACTTAAAGTTTATACAATGTTTTCAAGGGAGATCGTTTCGGATGAGGATGTAAATCCAAAACTCAATGAATACCTTAAGAAGATAGAAAAAAGTCTTAATGTTGTATTAAATCAGATTGAATTTTCCAGAAATTATCAGAAACTTGGAATTGAGAATCCAAAGTGGTATGAAGTCTCTAAAATTATAAAGACGAGTATAACAGATGGCCTCTCATGCAGAGACAATTGCAGCGGACTTTATATCTATGCTGATCCCATGATTGAGATGGTCTTTAACAATCTCTTTGAAAATACAGTCCGTCATGGAATAAACCCGTCTTCTGTCAGTGTTCATTTTGAGCCGGAAGATAAATGCTGTAAAATAATTTATGAAGATGACGGGGGTGGAATTTCGGATAAGAAGAAAGGTATGATCTTCAATCGCGGTTTTGGTGAAAATACCGGCATGGGCCTGTTTCTTGCAAGGGAGATACTCTCTATTACCGGAATTACAATTGAGGAGAATGGCAGGGCCGGTTCAGGTGCAAGATTTGAGATGACAGTGCCTGATGGAATGTGGAAAATATAG
- the corA gene encoding magnesium/cobalt transporter CorA, which yields MLRRKIAVSQSSKAGLPPGTLQYVGERDPEPTSVRVFVYGPDFAEEKNPECLEELLRAGENNIWINVSGLFNLDIINRIGKLLKLHPLTLEDLLNTEQRPKYEDFDDYIFLVLKIIRNDRMPGNFTESVIDKNTAATNYFSRELFQQDSRISSRQISIILSDGVVCSFEESGSDLLDSIIKRLFDRKSRIRKYGSDYLMYALTDCVVDRYFAVFESLGEYIEDLEGRIIEGSDDVEIEEIYTLKRNLLYIRKQIWPIREMLSGLVRNQPELVSEQTVVYLSDVSDHLHQLNDILESYREMSTGFYEIYLSTLSNRMNEVMKVLTIIATIFIPLTFIAGIYGMNFVYMPELVWEFGYPSAVILMLAIALVMLVYFRKKKWI from the coding sequence ATGCTGAGGAGAAAGATTGCAGTTTCACAGTCTTCAAAAGCAGGACTTCCTCCGGGAACATTGCAGTATGTGGGGGAGAGGGACCCTGAACCAACCAGTGTCCGTGTATTTGTATATGGTCCGGATTTTGCAGAAGAAAAAAATCCTGAATGTCTGGAGGAACTGCTCCGGGCAGGGGAGAATAATATCTGGATTAATGTATCCGGTCTTTTTAACCTTGATATAATTAACAGAATAGGTAAACTGCTCAAACTTCATCCTTTAACTCTTGAAGATCTTCTTAATACAGAACAGCGCCCGAAATATGAGGATTTTGATGATTATATTTTTCTGGTTCTGAAAATAATCCGTAATGACAGAATGCCCGGTAATTTTACTGAATCTGTTATTGATAAGAACACTGCCGCCACAAATTATTTTTCCAGGGAACTGTTTCAGCAGGACAGCAGGATTTCCTCCAGGCAGATAAGTATTATTCTTAGCGATGGGGTTGTCTGCTCTTTTGAAGAATCCGGCAGTGATCTCTTAGATAGTATTATAAAAAGACTTTTTGACAGGAAAAGCCGTATCAGAAAGTACGGTTCGGATTATCTCATGTATGCACTTACAGACTGTGTTGTTGACAGATATTTTGCTGTGTTTGAAAGTCTGGGTGAATATATTGAAGATCTTGAAGGAAGGATTATTGAAGGGAGTGACGATGTGGAGATAGAAGAGATCTATACACTCAAAAGAAATCTTTTGTATATCCGCAAGCAGATCTGGCCTATCAGGGAAATGTTGTCAGGACTTGTCAGGAATCAGCCGGAATTAGTATCTGAACAGACTGTGGTATATCTCAGTGATGTATCCGATCATCTCCATCAGTTAAATGATATTCTTGAATCATACAGGGAGATGTCAACCGGATTTTATGAGATCTATTTATCGACTCTGAGCAACCGGATGAATGAAGTTATGAAGGTTCTGACTATAATTGCAACAATATTTATTCCTTTGACTTTCATTGCCGGAATTTACGGTATGAATTTTGTTTATATGCCTGAACTTGTGTGGGAATTTGGCTATCCGTCGGCAGTTATTTTAATGCTTGCAATTGCTCTTGTTATGCTCGTTTATTTCAGAAAAAAGAAGTGGATTTAG
- the csb2 gene encoding type I-G CRISPR-associated protein Csb2, with translation MLAIEMRFLTGRFHATPWGRNVNEGVPEWPPSPYRLIRALYDVWKRKLPSWPEGRVESIFCELASECPVFELPEANASHTRSYLSQNKEKITDKALIFDAFVIIPRESVVKMMWRNVELPEDKIKDLNAMLSKLNYFGRSESWVDAKIISEVNGTGWNCGPEYREVEDRNIEPVKVACPVAAEDYEKNPYIVKAKKKKEKDREVNWMDSFTFKTSDMLDSGLNVPPGFQFVTYLRQANCFKSTKPVISESDRSGYTGVIYALESKVTPSVRETIEVSERLHRKIMGIYKRVVNDPENRSAAFSGRDADGSPLKDHKHAYILPVDMDKDGWLDHLVVVSKKPFSSEEITALDRLDKVWQPKGKPDIYFVPLKWGNYKEIPDEIPKTKFISSTPFVPPRHYRKGRGDFMEWLAGEVKKEAVYHGLPEPVEVKPVEKLLLDNGRSLRWLEFRRSRKGENRQIGYGFEIVFSEPVSGPVALGYGAHFGLGQFVPE, from the coding sequence ATGCTCGCTATTGAAATGAGGTTTCTTACCGGACGTTTCCATGCAACTCCGTGGGGGAGAAATGTGAATGAGGGTGTTCCGGAGTGGCCACCTTCACCATACCGTCTTATTCGTGCTCTTTATGATGTGTGGAAACGTAAATTGCCTTCCTGGCCGGAAGGGCGTGTGGAATCAATCTTCTGTGAACTTGCCAGTGAGTGTCCTGTGTTTGAACTTCCTGAAGCCAATGCATCACATACACGATCTTATCTCAGTCAGAATAAAGAAAAAATTACAGATAAAGCTCTAATATTCGATGCTTTCGTAATAATTCCACGTGAATCTGTAGTTAAGATGATGTGGCGTAATGTAGAACTTCCGGAGGATAAAATCAAGGATTTGAACGCTATGCTCTCTAAGCTCAATTATTTTGGAAGATCTGAGTCGTGGGTTGATGCTAAAATAATCTCTGAGGTTAATGGTACAGGCTGGAATTGTGGTCCTGAATATCGTGAAGTTGAAGACAGGAATATAGAACCTGTAAAGGTTGCCTGTCCTGTTGCTGCTGAAGATTACGAAAAAAATCCTTATATTGTAAAGGCAAAGAAAAAAAAGGAAAAGGATCGGGAAGTCAACTGGATGGATTCTTTTACATTCAAAACTTCAGATATGCTTGATTCAGGTCTTAATGTTCCGCCCGGATTTCAGTTTGTTACATATCTCAGGCAGGCCAACTGCTTTAAATCTACAAAACCAGTAATTTCTGAGTCTGATCGTTCAGGATATACCGGAGTAATTTATGCACTTGAGTCAAAGGTGACTCCATCTGTAAGGGAGACTATTGAGGTGTCTGAACGTCTTCACCGGAAGATTATGGGCATTTATAAGAGAGTGGTTAATGATCCTGAGAATAGGTCTGCCGCTTTTAGTGGAAGGGATGCTGATGGAAGCCCACTTAAAGATCATAAGCACGCCTACATTCTGCCGGTTGACATGGATAAGGATGGCTGGCTGGATCATCTTGTTGTAGTTTCAAAAAAACCTTTTAGCTCTGAAGAAATAACTGCACTGGATCGTCTGGATAAAGTATGGCAGCCGAAGGGTAAGCCGGATATTTATTTTGTTCCGCTTAAATGGGGGAATTATAAAGAAATTCCTGATGAAATTCCAAAAACGAAATTCATCAGTTCAACACCGTTTGTACCGCCAAGACATTACCGAAAAGGTCGGGGGGACTTTATGGAATGGCTTGCAGGTGAAGTGAAGAAGGAGGCTGTTTATCATGGTCTGCCGGAGCCTGTAGAAGTAAAACCGGTTGAGAAACTGTTACTGGATAATGGAAGATCTCTTCGGTGGCTTGAATTCAGGCGTAGCAGAAAAGGGGAAAACAGGCAGATTGGGTATGGTTTTGAAATTGTATTTTCAGAGCCTGTTTCCGGTCCCGTTGCTCTTGGTTATGGTGCACATTTTGGCCTTGGCCAGTTTGTTCCGGAATAA
- the cas7g gene encoding type I-G CRISPR-associated RAMP protein Csb1/Cas7g: protein MTKVTIDSEKFKNVPRILIEADLKVIQGDRFQPTGFPDLGAAVYEKPDGKRMILVESAQSIANRLEATILDESGIEIAEEFEGLPYIRAKLSGEVDDDKYSASTTSLIEAHRINSPFIISNDEFKEEFKKKAEYDKGKPLNWKKIASALLYYDSNSLLHGAFMANLEDGRVKVQRALTGFIEAEGINEVSSGGVKNNPLDPTGKIRADNYDKDVYGNVPYHRMEYTAERITAYFNFDISLFEGYGLPKEAKELLIALGLYKIRKLLNNGLRLRTSCDFVVKDDVKVVSSGDFVIPSESELLKIVMDRIQVCKSSGLFADPAVTELSTEVIKKVNDSDKKSESS from the coding sequence ATGACTAAAGTAACAATAGATTCTGAAAAATTTAAGAACGTTCCAAGAATATTAATCGAAGCTGATTTAAAAGTTATCCAGGGTGACAGGTTCCAGCCTACGGGTTTCCCGGATTTGGGTGCAGCTGTGTACGAAAAGCCGGATGGCAAAAGAATGATCCTTGTTGAATCAGCTCAGTCAATTGCCAACAGGCTTGAGGCTACAATCCTTGATGAATCCGGAATAGAAATTGCAGAAGAGTTTGAAGGACTGCCATATATAAGAGCTAAGCTTTCCGGAGAGGTAGATGATGATAAGTATTCAGCAAGTACCACATCTTTGATCGAAGCTCACAGAATAAATTCTCCGTTTATTATCAGCAATGACGAATTTAAGGAAGAATTTAAGAAAAAAGCAGAATATGATAAAGGTAAACCACTGAACTGGAAGAAGATTGCGTCAGCACTCCTCTATTATGATTCAAACTCTCTTCTTCATGGTGCTTTTATGGCAAATCTTGAAGATGGAAGGGTCAAAGTTCAGCGTGCACTGACGGGTTTCATTGAAGCAGAGGGAATCAATGAGGTTTCTTCAGGTGGAGTTAAGAATAATCCTCTTGATCCAACTGGTAAAATCAGGGCAGACAATTATGATAAGGATGTCTATGGAAATGTTCCTTATCACCGTATGGAATATACTGCTGAGAGAATTACTGCATATTTTAACTTTGATATTTCATTGTTTGAAGGATATGGTCTTCCTAAAGAGGCAAAAGAACTTCTTATTGCACTGGGTTTATACAAGATCAGGAAACTGCTCAACAATGGTCTGAGGCTTAGAACATCCTGTGATTTTGTTGTTAAGGATGATGTCAAAGTAGTAAGCTCTGGTGATTTTGTTATTCCTTCTGAATCTGAGCTTCTTAAGATTGTAATGGACAGAATTCAGGTATGCAAATCATCAGGTCTCTTTGCAGATCCGGCAGTTACTGAGTTGTCAACCGAAGTAATAAAGAAAGTCAATGATTCGGATAAGAAAAGTGAATCAAGCTAA